The following proteins come from a genomic window of Proteiniphilum propionicum:
- the murA gene encoding UDP-N-acetylglucosamine 1-carboxyvinyltransferase, with the protein MSSFVIEGGRSLKGEIIPQGAKNEALQVICATLLTREEVIIENIPDILDVKNLISLLEDMGVEVKKISLDTFSFQACNINLAYTRTKDFMLKSAALRGSIMLIGPLLARFGRAVIPKPGGDKIGRRRLDTHLNGIMKLGAELVIDEKEQLFSLTAEKLTGQYILLDEASVTGTANLLMAAVFAEGETIIYNAACEPYVEQLSHMLVRMGAKIEGIGSNRLTVKGVTGLSGCRHRLLPDMIEIGSFIGMAAMTASEITIKDTSEANLGIIPESFRRLGITVEQRGNDLYIPQQEGYTIESFIDGSILTIADAPWPGLTPDLLSIILVVATKAEGCVLIHQKMFESRLFFVDKLIDMGAQIILCDPHRATVIGLGSRFRLRGMTMTSPDIRAGISLLIAAMSAKGTSTIHNIDQIDRGYQHIDTRLNALGASIERK; encoded by the coding sequence ATGTCATCATTTGTTATTGAAGGCGGACGAAGCCTGAAAGGAGAGATTATACCACAAGGAGCCAAGAATGAGGCCCTGCAGGTAATATGTGCCACATTGCTGACACGGGAAGAGGTAATTATTGAAAATATTCCGGATATACTGGATGTAAAGAACCTTATCTCACTGCTTGAAGATATGGGAGTGGAGGTTAAAAAAATTAGCCTGGATACTTTTTCCTTCCAAGCCTGCAATATTAATCTGGCATATACACGAACAAAGGACTTTATGCTTAAATCGGCTGCCCTCCGCGGCTCCATCATGTTAATTGGCCCGCTGTTGGCGAGGTTTGGACGCGCTGTCATACCAAAGCCCGGGGGCGACAAGATAGGCAGGCGAAGGCTTGATACCCATCTCAACGGCATCATGAAGCTGGGCGCGGAGCTTGTTATAGATGAAAAAGAACAGCTTTTCAGCCTAACCGCCGAAAAACTTACGGGACAATACATTCTGCTCGACGAGGCATCAGTCACAGGAACAGCAAATCTGTTGATGGCTGCCGTTTTTGCCGAGGGAGAAACTATCATCTACAACGCCGCCTGCGAGCCATATGTGGAGCAGCTGAGCCATATGCTTGTACGTATGGGTGCAAAAATTGAAGGTATCGGTTCAAACAGGTTAACGGTTAAGGGGGTAACGGGACTTTCGGGTTGCCGCCACCGTCTGCTTCCCGACATGATAGAAATTGGAAGCTTCATCGGCATGGCTGCCATGACCGCCTCCGAAATCACAATCAAAGATACATCAGAAGCAAACCTGGGCATTATACCAGAAAGCTTTCGCCGTCTTGGCATTACCGTTGAACAGAGGGGAAACGATCTTTATATACCACAACAAGAAGGATACACTATTGAGTCGTTTATCGACGGATCCATTCTCACCATTGCCGATGCACCATGGCCAGGACTCACACCCGACCTGCTAAGCATAATACTTGTGGTTGCGACCAAAGCTGAGGGGTGTGTGCTTATTCATCAGAAAATGTTTGAAAGCAGGCTCTTCTTTGTAGATAAACTGATAGATATGGGAGCACAGATTATTCTGTGTGACCCGCACCGGGCAACGGTTATAGGGCTGGGCAGCCGTTTCAGGCTACGGGGCATGACAATGACATCGCCAGACATACGCGCGGGAATCTCACTGCTTATCGCAGCCATGAGCGCCAAAGGAACAAGCACAATACACAATATTGACCAGATCGACCGCGGCTATCAGCATATCGATACACGACTGAATGCGCTGGGTGCAAGTATTGAAAGAAAATAA
- the murB gene encoding UDP-N-acetylmuramate dehydrogenase has translation MLIQHNVQLQPYNSFRTKAVAKLYCEPQTTEELSEIIKSCRDQQKLVMGAGFNMFFTKDFDGLIIRPGMQYIRMLSESDDNIEIEAGAAIEWDKFVEYCVTAGYAGLENLSMIPGTVGAGPVQNIGAYGTEIGETIIQVKAVDLCSGEYRVFTNEECEFAYRDSIFKREHRFAITSVIFRLSKSFSYKEKYIDLGRELENVATPTLLQVREAIIRIRTRKLPDHNVLPNAGSFFKNPILTKEEKEHLQHKLADAPVYKAGDTEFKTSAAFLIDKAGYKGKRQGMVGTYEHHPLVIVNYGTDNGQDIVNFMNEVREEVLKQFGVNLEPEVWIF, from the coding sequence ATGCTTATTCAACATAACGTACAACTTCAACCATACAACTCATTCCGTACGAAAGCAGTTGCTAAATTGTATTGCGAACCTCAAACAACAGAGGAGCTGTCTGAGATAATAAAAAGCTGTCGAGACCAACAGAAGCTGGTTATGGGAGCAGGCTTTAATATGTTTTTCACGAAGGATTTCGATGGCCTCATCATTAGGCCGGGCATGCAGTATATTCGTATGCTGTCGGAATCGGATGATAATATTGAAATTGAGGCCGGCGCCGCCATAGAATGGGACAAATTCGTGGAATATTGTGTCACAGCCGGATATGCGGGCCTGGAAAACCTCTCGATGATCCCTGGCACAGTAGGTGCAGGGCCTGTGCAGAATATCGGAGCCTACGGAACTGAAATAGGTGAAACAATCATTCAGGTGAAGGCTGTTGACCTATGTTCCGGTGAGTATAGAGTTTTCACAAACGAAGAGTGTGAATTTGCTTACCGCGACAGCATATTTAAGCGGGAGCATCGCTTCGCAATAACTTCTGTAATTTTCAGGCTGAGTAAATCGTTTTCATATAAAGAGAAATATATTGACCTGGGGCGCGAACTTGAAAATGTGGCCACTCCAACACTCTTGCAGGTACGTGAAGCAATAATCCGTATCAGAACACGAAAACTACCGGATCACAATGTTCTCCCCAACGCAGGCAGCTTCTTCAAAAACCCAATCCTTACCAAGGAAGAAAAAGAGCACCTGCAACACAAACTGGCTGATGCCCCTGTTTATAAAGCAGGAGATACAGAGTTTAAGACATCGGCGGCTTTTCTGATCGATAAGGCCGGTTACAAAGGCAAACGACAAGGGATGGTGGGCACATATGAACATCATCCACTTGTAATAGTTAATTACGGTACCGATAATGGGCAGGATATTGTGAATTTTATGAATGAAGTCCGGGAGGAAGTTTTGAAACAGTTTGGCGTGAATCTGGAGCCGGAAGTGTGGATTTTTTAA
- a CDS encoding SAM-dependent methyltransferase has protein sequence MRNPALYLIPVLLGDTAVEKVIPEYNIYVVSQLKYFIVENVRSARRFLKKCDPGIDVDSLAFYELNKHTDKRLLSGYLSPMKSGESIGVISEAGCPAVADPGADVVAIAQQEGYRVIPLVGPSSILMAIMASGFNGQSFAFHGYLPIDASERIKQLKQLEARAYSEDQTQLFIETPYRNQKMAEDILQHCKPKTRLCIAINISCEDEFIVTRNVKAWKGKLPDMHKKPAVFLIYRG, from the coding sequence ATGAGAAATCCAGCCCTTTATTTAATTCCTGTTTTACTTGGCGACACCGCTGTTGAAAAGGTGATACCCGAGTATAACATTTATGTGGTATCGCAACTGAAATACTTTATAGTGGAGAATGTTCGCTCTGCAAGGCGTTTTTTGAAAAAATGCGATCCCGGTATCGATGTGGATTCTCTGGCCTTTTATGAACTCAACAAGCATACCGACAAAAGGCTGCTGTCAGGATATCTGTCGCCAATGAAATCGGGAGAGAGCATAGGTGTAATTTCCGAAGCAGGATGTCCCGCCGTGGCAGATCCGGGTGCCGATGTTGTGGCTATTGCCCAGCAGGAAGGATACCGGGTGATTCCCTTAGTAGGCCCCTCATCTATTCTTATGGCGATAATGGCGTCAGGATTCAACGGACAGAGTTTTGCATTTCACGGCTACTTGCCTATCGATGCATCAGAACGTATAAAACAGCTGAAACAATTAGAGGCAAGAGCTTACTCGGAAGATCAGACACAACTTTTTATAGAGACACCATACCGGAATCAAAAAATGGCTGAGGATATTCTGCAGCATTGCAAACCAAAGACCAGACTCTGCATCGCAATAAATATTTCGTGTGAAGATGAGTTTATAGTTACAAGAAATGTGAAAGCATGGAAGGGAAAGCTGCCTGATATGCATAAAAAGCCGGCTGTTTTCCTTATTTACAGAGGATAA